The genomic region ATCTGGCAGCAGTCATGAAATCATTGATTACTGTAATCTAACACCGCAAGTGCCCTTTGTGCCCTGCATAGCTAAATCCATTCCTATAAAGAGGATCTCCCTAAGGAAGCCTAAAAAGGCCACTAAAGACTTGTTAGTTCATAAAAGAAACAACCATGAAAAAGCTATGTCCCCAGGTACACCGTGTCGTGTTGCAGGTGAAAATGTTCCAACAGTTAATCGGACGAAGAAGTCTTTAAGGCACAGAGGAAGCAGGTATGATCATGAACTTAGTGAGACATTCTCAGATTCTTCAGGTGAAAATTGTGCTAATGTTTGTGATGATGCTGCCTCATTAAAAAGCTTTGGATCACAGGCTGGTTGTGGAGAGATATTTGCTGATAAGGAATGCCTTATATGTCCTGAGTGTGAAAAAGTTGCTTGTGGACCTCAGAGACAAAGTCCTACTTCTGCAGGTTTGCAGGGAGGTAAAGAGTGTCTGGCATCTCCAGTTCACGTCGAGGACATGTTTGGAATGTGGGAAACCCTAAACAGAAATATAATTGGGCAAAGTTCAAGATCAGGGGGAAATGCAACAGAAACCAAAACACCTATTGCAAATTCTCCTAAAACTGTATCTGAAAATGAGTCACAGATCAGGGAACTGAATCCTGATGTGATAACACCAAAAAGTGACAACCAAGAGAACACTAGTGATGAAGGCTATTGTGATTATGTTTCTCCTGGTTTTGAGGACCACAGCAAAAGTTCCCTCACCCCAGTTCACTCCAACAAGTTCACTAGGGACACTTACAGTGGAGATGCTCTTTACGAGTTGTTCTATGACCCCAGTGAGGCAGAGATGACCCCCATCTTTGATGATGAAATAGATCTTACAGACAGCATTGCTGGCCAATGCAGTGACCTTCCATTATCCATGTACAGCTTTCACGTTGGAGCAGAGGAGAATCTTGCCCCACCTTTGGCTAGAGACGTCATAGGCCAAGAGCTTCTGCAGAGTAAATGGATGGGGAAGGATTGTTTACTAAAGCTTTGTGACACAGAAATCTCTCTGGCTATGGGTATCGTTAACTGGCTGAAACAGAGGACAGAAAACAGCAACCCAACAGAACTGAGGTCTTCGCAAACTAGCAGTGCGGAAACAGGTGATTTATGTCTACGATGCAAAACCCAGTCAGCAGGGGTTAGAAAACCACCAAGAAGAGCCCCTCCAAGAACTTGTAATGGTAGGAAAGATATGCTTAATTTCACAAAAAAAGACCCAAACCAGCCAAGTTTTGTTGTTCCCTTAATGCATTTGCCTTCACAATGTGATGTTAACACAGTGATGTCAACCTTGGCCTCTCCAGAGAGACTACCCCAAACCCCAGTGAGTGGTGTGTGTTTCAGGATATACAATATCGACTCCCCAGTGACCCCAAGTGGAGATTTGCAGTCTCCTGTGGTAAGCTCACCTGGCTCTGGCACAAGATCTTTGTTTGTGCTGGCCATAAACAAGCAATCTCTTTGTGAATCTTGCAGGAGTTCCCTGAGAAATGGAGCTAAAGATCTGTACCTGTGTCCTTCTTGTATGTCTCTTATTGAGCACATCAAGACATCAGACCTGTGGGCCTGTGCCAGCCTTCCCCAGTCCAAGACACTAAATCCACAGCCAATAACTGGAGACCTGCTATCCCCAGCTAGCACCTGCGGGATAGGAAGTGATATCAGCATAGCTTCCCTTGTTGAGCAGTGTGCTAGTCAGTTGGCTTCTATGAAGATTAACATTACTCAAAAGCACTTAAGCTGTGAAAAAAGAGGTGTATTTGAACCTGAGCAAGGGGTTAAAAGGAACAAAGAACAAAAATCCCTGAAGTCAAAGCACAAGAAAAGACCAATGACAACTACAGAGAAGGGCTCGCATGCAAGACATTGCATGAGGAGGTCCAGCCTCTCTGAGGATGTTCATAAATCTTCCCTTTTGAAGACTGAGGGACTTGGCTTTGTAACTACCAATGGTTCAGATGACTTGATGTTGGAAACTTACAGTCCATGTACAGACACATCTCAAGCTACTAGGCCTACTTCTCTTCCTCTCATGGCCTCTATCTCATCTATATCCTCTTATTGCCGAGAGGATCACCATATTCAACATTTGAATATGATGGAAAACGGAAACCCAGCCAAAAAGAAGCGTGGATCACAGCATCACAGGAAGTCTGCTGTAAACATTGATGAGTCTAGCGGTTTTGTCCTTCCAAGAGAAAAGAAGGTAGAACGCAGATGTAAAATGAAGAAGTGAAGCCCATGTTAAACAGGTGCCGAATTCCTCTTATcaagctttaaaggaatgttccagggtcaatacaagttaagctcaatcgacaacatttgtggtatgatgttgattaccacaaaaaattattttgcaatttatagcagttatagtaaggcacttacaatggaagagaaaggggccaatccataaacattaaaataactcattaacattcaaataaatgaggaacgagtcgaaaCGCATTGTGGCATTTATTATATTCTTAATAAATACAATATTCTACTATAttataaatattcttctaaaaatcttcgtttgtgttctgcagaataacgaaagtcatacacatctgggatggcatgagagtgagtaaatgatgagggaatttaaatttttgggtgaacaattcctttaatgatCAGCTCCGGAATATCAGCAACCATTCAGTTTAGGGTGCAAAAGGAGCTCTTATAACATTTCTAAGGCATCATACTGAATTACTTCAGTAGGTCTAATCATTGGACAATGGCTGGGATTGCATCCCAATGTGGAAAATTTATTAGTTTATGTAATCTGATTTGGTGTTTTTTGtagaatataattaatatttgtgATACTAACTTTATTGATAAAGCTCAATAACGGATGGTGGGTTGCTGTGTTTTGCAGTATACAGAAGCACAAATCAGAGCCCATATTCTTTTTATAGCTTAGGGCATTTGGTCATGTTTAATGTAACagatacatatatatgtatacgtTATGTATTTCCTTGCTTCATAGTGTTACAAATTTGAGAAAACTTGCTGCAA from Myxocyprinus asiaticus isolate MX2 ecotype Aquarium Trade chromosome 5, UBuf_Myxa_2, whole genome shotgun sequence harbors:
- the amer3 gene encoding APC membrane recruitment protein 3; its protein translation is MALQPYKCSVTGHAVCCECSPGPLLIVIIFTRSLTARASYLVTRVWTTISRQATSVTFCSDTELSDTLSESNGQLCSSVTRSRTHECVRGIRLQQAESPGYKDRTNWRHHYKLVTSVSFPPQLLRENRDTSGSSHEIIDYCNLTPQVPFVPCIAKSIPIKRISLRKPKKATKDLLVHKRNNHEKAMSPGTPCRVAGENVPTVNRTKKSLRHRGSRYDHELSETFSDSSGENCANVCDDAASLKSFGSQAGCGEIFADKECLICPECEKVACGPQRQSPTSAGLQGGKECLASPVHVEDMFGMWETLNRNIIGQSSRSGGNATETKTPIANSPKTVSENESQIRELNPDVITPKSDNQENTSDEGYCDYVSPGFEDHSKSSLTPVHSNKFTRDTYSGDALYELFYDPSEAEMTPIFDDEIDLTDSIAGQCSDLPLSMYSFHVGAEENLAPPLARDVIGQELLQSKWMGKDCLLKLCDTEISLAMGIVNWLKQRTENSNPTELRSSQTSSAETGDLCLRCKTQSAGVRKPPRRAPPRTCNGRKDMLNFTKKDPNQPSFVVPLMHLPSQCDVNTVMSTLASPERLPQTPVSGVCFRIYNIDSPVTPSGDLQSPVVSSPGSGTRSLFVLAINKQSLCESCRSSLRNGAKDLYLCPSCMSLIEHIKTSDLWACASLPQSKTLNPQPITGDLLSPASTCGIGSDISIASLVEQCASQLASMKINITQKHLSCEKRGVFEPEQGVKRNKEQKSLKSKHKKRPMTTTEKGSHARHCMRRSSLSEDVHKSSLLKTEGLGFVTTNGSDDLMLETYSPCTDTSQATRPTSLPLMASISSISSYCREDHHIQHLNMMENGNPAKKKRGSQHHRKSAVNIDESSGFVLPREKKVERRCKMKK